The following proteins are encoded in a genomic region of Gimesia algae:
- a CDS encoding phosphoglycerate dehydrogenase: MPRVICTAKMCEFGPHFEILQAAGFDVDTVPTEVDLRKEPHRVVEQVQGYDAVLAGAEIYSREVLEQLPDLKVISRYGVGFDAVDLAAADAQNIVVTITPGVNHHSVAEQAFALLMGIARMTRTQDRAVRSGEWERELTPRVWGSTIGIVGLGRIGQAVATRAIGMGMHVLAYDPYPNEEFAKTYQIKLLSLEELLKQSDYVTLHLPVTPETIDIINRDTLAIMKQGSVLINTARGGLIDENALVEALESGHLRGAGLDVFKKEPLPVESPLIKLENVLLSCHTGGLDQESHRDAYAMAAQNIVKLHQGEWPVECVMNLKETTGWKWS, translated from the coding sequence ATGCCTCGTGTCATCTGTACTGCTAAAATGTGTGAATTCGGACCGCATTTCGAAATCCTGCAGGCCGCCGGCTTCGACGTCGACACGGTTCCCACAGAAGTCGATCTCCGCAAAGAACCACATCGCGTGGTCGAACAGGTTCAGGGGTACGATGCCGTCCTTGCCGGTGCAGAAATCTATTCTCGCGAAGTACTGGAACAGCTGCCCGATCTGAAAGTCATCTCACGCTATGGCGTCGGCTTTGATGCCGTCGACCTGGCAGCCGCCGATGCACAGAATATTGTCGTCACCATTACACCGGGTGTGAATCATCACTCTGTCGCGGAACAGGCATTCGCTCTGCTCATGGGCATCGCCCGCATGACACGCACACAGGACCGTGCCGTTCGCAGCGGCGAATGGGAACGGGAGTTAACACCACGCGTCTGGGGCAGCACGATCGGCATCGTCGGCCTGGGTCGTATCGGTCAGGCTGTTGCCACCCGTGCCATCGGTATGGGAATGCATGTACTGGCTTACGATCCTTACCCTAATGAAGAATTCGCCAAAACGTATCAGATTAAATTGCTCAGCCTCGAAGAACTGTTGAAACAATCAGACTATGTCACCCTGCATCTGCCTGTCACCCCCGAGACCATCGACATCATCAACCGGGATACACTCGCCATCATGAAACAGGGGTCCGTGCTGATCAATACCGCCCGCGGGGGACTGATAGACGAAAATGCATTAGTAGAGGCGCTTGAATCAGGGCATTTACGGGGCGCAGGACTCGATGTCTTCAAAAAAGAACCATTGCCTGTTGAAAGTCCGCTGATCAAACTGGAAAATGTACTGTTAAGCTGTCACACCGGCGGACTCGATCAGGAATCGCATCGGGACGCCTATGCGATGGCGGCCCAGAATATCGTCAAACTGCACCAGGGTGAATGGCCCGTTGAATGTGTCATGAATCTGAAAGAGACAACCGGCTGGAAATGGTCCTGA